A single window of Flavobacteriales bacterium DNA harbors:
- a CDS encoding polysaccharide biosynthesis protein, producing the protein MLPRHTVSRWLIFAIDLGLCLTAVVTAYMLRFDFNIPDVEMNAMKYVLPFMLGIRALTMVFGRTYRMMVRYTSTKDLQRIFTVVTAGSLLFVLSNVFSYFIVNETIFIPRSILLIEYLGAMFSLVAVRLAIKVLYLQTNQRQQQQTDTLIFGAGESGLITKRTLERDATTGFRPKAFVDDDPKKARMKMEGLPVIPGAKLESALASGQYNRLIISVQNLPAARKQEIVDLCLQHDVKVLNVPPVQHWINGQLSMNQIRQVRIEELLEREVITIDHSRIRDLLKDAVVLITGAAGSIGSELARQAVAFSPKRLILLDQAETGLYDLELELREKFGASQVEAVIGDIRNARRMNRLFRALGPEIVFHAAAYKHVPVMENNPSEAVLTNVMGTKVIADLAVEHKVKKFVMVSTDKAVNPTNVMGASKRIAEMYIQAYNDSASTEFITTRFGNVLGSSGSVIPRFRKQIEEGGPLTITHPEITRFFMTIPEACQLVFEAAAMGKGGEIFLFDMGKSVKIDDLAKKMIKLSGLELGKDIEIVYTQLRPGEKLYEELLATEENSIPTHHPRIMAALVKPQDLKRLAGEIQELVGLFDTQDNHAIVQKMKDLVPEFKSRQSEFEKLDKP; encoded by the coding sequence ATGTTACCCCGACATACCGTTTCACGCTGGTTGATTTTCGCCATTGACCTGGGATTGTGCCTGACTGCCGTGGTGACGGCTTATATGTTGCGGTTCGACTTCAACATTCCGGATGTTGAAATGAACGCCATGAAATATGTTCTGCCGTTCATGTTGGGCATAAGGGCACTGACCATGGTTTTCGGACGCACCTACCGGATGATGGTGAGGTACACATCCACCAAAGACCTGCAACGCATCTTTACAGTGGTCACCGCAGGCAGCTTGCTGTTCGTTCTTTCCAACGTATTCAGTTACTTCATTGTCAACGAAACCATTTTCATTCCCAGGTCCATCCTGCTGATCGAATACCTGGGCGCGATGTTCTCCCTGGTGGCGGTACGACTGGCGATCAAAGTCCTTTACCTGCAAACCAACCAGCGTCAGCAGCAGCAAACCGACACGCTGATCTTCGGCGCGGGTGAATCGGGCCTGATCACCAAACGCACCCTGGAACGTGACGCCACCACCGGGTTCAGACCAAAAGCTTTTGTGGATGACGACCCGAAAAAAGCCCGGATGAAAATGGAAGGGCTGCCGGTGATCCCGGGCGCCAAACTGGAAAGCGCACTGGCTTCCGGCCAATACAACCGCCTGATCATTTCCGTTCAGAACCTGCCCGCCGCCCGCAAACAGGAGATCGTTGACCTGTGCCTTCAGCATGATGTAAAAGTCCTCAACGTGCCCCCGGTTCAACACTGGATCAACGGTCAACTCAGCATGAACCAGATCCGCCAGGTACGCATTGAAGAGCTGCTCGAACGCGAAGTCATCACCATCGACCACAGCCGCATCCGCGATCTGTTAAAAGATGCTGTTGTGCTTATCACCGGCGCAGCCGGTTCCATCGGAAGCGAACTGGCCAGACAAGCTGTGGCCTTCTCTCCCAAACGACTGATTTTGCTTGACCAGGCAGAAACCGGACTGTACGACCTGGAACTGGAACTGCGCGAAAAGTTCGGGGCCAGCCAGGTGGAAGCAGTTATCGGTGACATCCGGAATGCCAGAAGGATGAACCGCCTGTTCCGTGCACTCGGTCCTGAAATTGTCTTCCATGCCGCCGCATACAAACATGTACCCGTCATGGAAAACAACCCGTCGGAGGCTGTACTTACCAACGTAATGGGAACAAAGGTGATTGCCGACCTGGCGGTGGAACACAAAGTGAAGAAATTCGTGATGGTCTCCACCGACAAAGCCGTGAACCCCACCAACGTGATGGGGGCATCCAAGCGCATCGCCGAAATGTACATCCAGGCATACAATGATTCGGCATCCACGGAATTCATCACCACCCGGTTCGGGAACGTACTGGGTTCAAGCGGATCGGTTATTCCAAGGTTCCGGAAACAGATTGAGGAAGGCGGACCACTTACCATCACCCACCCTGAAATCACGCGGTTTTTCATGACCATTCCCGAGGCATGCCAGCTGGTTTTCGAAGCAGCAGCCATGGGGAAAGGCGGAGAGATATTCCTTTTCGACATGGGTAAATCGGTAAAGATCGATGACCTGGCGAAAAAGATGATCAAACTGTCAGGACTGGAATTGGGCAAAGACATTGAAATCGTATACACCCAGCTCAGGCCGGGAGAGAAACTATATGAAGAACTGCTGGCCACGGAGGAGAACTCCATCCCTACCCATCACCCCCGCATCATGGCAGCATTGGTAAAGCCACAAGACTTGAAAAGACTTGCGGGTGAGATTCAGGAACTGGTAGGATTGTTCGACACCCAGGATAACCACGCGATTGTACAGAAAATGAAAGACCTGGTTCCCGAATTCAAGAGCCGGCAATCCGAATTTGAAAAACTCGACAAACCGTGA
- a CDS encoding 2-phosphosulfolactate phosphatase: protein MVSYTPANFPHYDHQDAIVVVIDILRATSAICTAFMNGVEKIIPVKTVEEAEAYRNKGYLAAAERNGEKLDGFDMGNSPFDFDAATVQGKEVVLTTTNGTQAIAAAQNAYQVVIGSFLNISALCNYLVSQDRNVILLCAGWKNKYNMEDSIYAGAIVGELLKSDRFSTTCDSAIAASHIFGIANYDLYRFLDYSSHRIRLRQLKLEKDIRYCLQRDITDIIPVLKGDALVRMDESNSSMNHEITSARARH, encoded by the coding sequence CTGGTCAGTTACACACCAGCCAACTTTCCGCATTATGATCATCAGGACGCCATCGTGGTGGTGATCGATATCCTGCGGGCCACATCTGCCATTTGTACGGCATTCATGAACGGGGTTGAAAAGATCATCCCGGTGAAAACCGTAGAAGAAGCGGAGGCATACCGCAACAAAGGATACCTGGCCGCCGCCGAAAGAAACGGGGAGAAGCTGGATGGGTTTGATATGGGCAACTCGCCCTTTGATTTTGATGCCGCAACCGTACAGGGAAAGGAAGTGGTGCTGACCACAACCAACGGCACCCAGGCCATCGCCGCCGCACAGAATGCTTACCAGGTGGTGATCGGTTCGTTTCTGAACATCAGCGCACTTTGTAATTACCTGGTCAGTCAGGACCGCAATGTGATCCTGCTCTGTGCCGGCTGGAAGAACAAATACAACATGGAGGACTCGATCTATGCAGGCGCCATCGTGGGTGAACTGCTGAAAAGCGACCGGTTCTCCACAACATGTGACTCTGCCATCGCAGCGTCGCATATATTCGGAATTGCCAATTACGATTTATACAGGTTTCTCGACTATTCATCGCACCGCATTCGCTTGCGACAACTGAAGCTGGAGAAGGATATCCGCTATTGTTTGCAACGCGATATCACCGACATCATTCCTGTTCTCAAGGGAGATGCGCTGGTTAGGATGGATGAGTCAAACTCTTCGATGAATCACGAAATAACATCGGCGCGTGCAAGACATTAG
- a CDS encoding DUF3524 domain-containing protein, which yields MHILLLEPFYGGSHRAWVDGLRTHSRHEIFPLVLGAHHWKWRMHGGAVTLARRMQETGFNPDLILSTDMLDLSLFAALTREQTAHIPLVLYMHENQLTYPWSPGDPDVKAKRDMHYAFINFSSVLAADRVLFNSPYHKQSFLDELPAFLKSFPDHQELIAIPDVVGKCRVLELGLDLKRFDDHRCGKADIPTVLWNHRWEYDKNPESFFRVLFALADEGMDFRLMVMGETFPDSPAIFEEARLRLEDRIDHWGYAEHFSTYATALWKSHVAPVTSVQDFFGISAVEAMYCGCLPLVPNRLAFPGHLPADYRDRCLYEDDRELKEKLGGVLRSLPSPEFMVPLQTHVGRYDWTRMVAEYDDVLEEVHADVSSKKGVHH from the coding sequence CTGCATATCTTATTGCTGGAACCCTTCTATGGCGGCTCTCACAGGGCATGGGTGGATGGCTTACGTACCCATAGCCGCCATGAAATCTTTCCCCTGGTACTGGGTGCCCACCATTGGAAATGGCGGATGCACGGTGGCGCCGTCACCCTCGCCAGAAGGATGCAGGAAACCGGATTCAATCCGGACCTGATTCTGTCCACAGACATGTTAGACCTTTCATTGTTTGCAGCACTCACCAGGGAGCAAACTGCGCATATTCCTCTGGTGCTTTACATGCATGAAAACCAGTTAACCTATCCCTGGTCTCCCGGTGATCCGGACGTGAAAGCAAAGCGTGACATGCACTATGCCTTTATCAATTTTTCTTCCGTACTAGCCGCCGACCGCGTTTTGTTCAATTCTCCCTATCATAAACAATCCTTCCTGGATGAATTGCCCGCGTTTTTGAAAAGCTTCCCGGATCACCAGGAATTGATTGCGATCCCGGATGTAGTGGGCAAGTGCCGTGTGCTTGAACTCGGACTGGATCTGAAACGGTTTGATGACCATCGCTGCGGGAAAGCAGACATCCCTACGGTGTTGTGGAATCACAGGTGGGAATACGACAAGAACCCGGAATCGTTCTTTCGGGTATTGTTCGCCCTCGCTGATGAAGGCATGGATTTCCGTTTGATGGTGATGGGAGAAACGTTCCCTGATAGTCCGGCCATTTTTGAAGAAGCCCGTTTGCGCCTGGAAGACCGCATTGATCATTGGGGATATGCAGAACATTTCTCAACCTATGCAACGGCCCTGTGGAAAAGCCATGTTGCACCGGTTACTTCAGTTCAGGACTTTTTTGGTATCAGTGCCGTGGAAGCCATGTACTGTGGGTGCCTTCCGTTGGTGCCAAACCGTTTGGCTTTCCCGGGACACCTGCCTGCTGACTACCGGGATAGGTGTTTGTATGAAGATGACCGTGAATTGAAGGAAAAACTCGGCGGGGTATTGCGGAGTTTACCCTCGCCGGAATTCATGGTGCCATTACAAACCCATGTCGGCCGATATGACTGGACCCGCATGGTGGCGGAATACGATGATGTACTGGAAGAGGTTCATGCCGATGTGTCCAGCAAAAAAGGCGTACATCATTGA
- the glmM gene encoding phosphoglucosamine mutase — MTLITSISGIRGTIGGRPGEGLTPPDVVKFCAAFASIVQERKGGARCKVVIGRDARLSGGMVNQLVCATLCGMGIDVVDLGLSTTPTVEMAVPWEGADAGIILTASHNPIQWNALKLLNDKGEFISAEEGSLVLEKARDGAFSFAEVEQLGSYVERTDAIAKHIEAILALPLVDKKAIASRNFTVAVDAVNSTGGLAVPALLEALGVKKIEKLYCDPTGRFPHNPEPLPEHLVDISATVKDKGCDLGIVVDPDVDRLALVCEDGSMFGEEYTLVAVSDYVLQNQQGNTVSNMSSTRALRDVTETHGGKYFSSAVGEVNVVKMMKEKNALIGGEGNGGVIYPELHYGRDALAGIALFLSHLAKSGKSCKELRQSYPEYFISKNKIELDPSVDVDKWLSRVTEIYKEQQLNLIDGVKIEFEKEWVHLRRSNTEPIVRVYAEGATAERADALAKEVMNKITS; from the coding sequence ATGACACTGATTACTTCGATTTCCGGGATTCGCGGCACCATAGGAGGCCGCCCCGGTGAGGGGTTGACACCTCCGGATGTTGTTAAGTTTTGCGCCGCATTCGCATCCATTGTTCAGGAACGAAAAGGCGGTGCACGATGCAAAGTGGTGATCGGCCGCGATGCCAGACTTTCCGGTGGGATGGTTAATCAACTGGTATGCGCGACCCTGTGCGGCATGGGTATCGACGTGGTGGACCTCGGCTTGAGTACCACGCCAACCGTGGAAATGGCCGTGCCCTGGGAAGGTGCGGATGCCGGTATCATTCTCACTGCAAGCCACAATCCCATTCAATGGAATGCCCTCAAGTTGCTCAATGATAAAGGTGAGTTCATCTCCGCCGAAGAAGGCAGCCTGGTATTGGAAAAGGCAAGGGACGGGGCATTCAGTTTTGCGGAAGTGGAGCAACTGGGTTCATACGTTGAAAGAACGGATGCCATCGCCAAACACATTGAAGCCATTCTGGCCCTGCCATTGGTGGATAAGAAAGCCATTGCTTCCCGCAATTTTACGGTAGCTGTGGATGCGGTGAACAGCACAGGTGGACTTGCAGTGCCTGCCTTGCTTGAAGCCCTCGGCGTGAAGAAAATTGAAAAACTATACTGCGACCCCACGGGTCGTTTTCCCCATAACCCGGAACCTTTGCCGGAACACCTCGTGGATATTTCCGCAACTGTGAAAGACAAAGGCTGCGACCTGGGTATCGTGGTGGATCCGGATGTAGACCGCCTGGCGCTGGTTTGTGAAGACGGATCCATGTTCGGTGAAGAATACACCCTGGTGGCCGTATCCGATTATGTGTTGCAAAACCAACAGGGAAATACCGTTTCCAACATGAGTTCCACCAGGGCCCTGAGGGATGTGACGGAAACGCATGGTGGAAAGTATTTCAGTTCTGCCGTGGGTGAGGTGAACGTGGTGAAGATGATGAAAGAGAAAAACGCCCTCATCGGAGGAGAAGGAAACGGTGGCGTGATTTATCCCGAGCTGCATTACGGCCGTGATGCCCTTGCCGGCATTGCACTGTTTCTTTCTCATCTTGCCAAATCAGGTAAGTCGTGCAAAGAACTGCGCCAAAGCTATCCCGAATACTTCATCTCCAAAAACAAGATCGAACTGGATCCTTCGGTGGACGTGGACAAGTGGTTGAGCCGTGTTACGGAAATCTACAAAGAGCAACAGCTGAACCTGATCGATGGGGTGAAGATTGAGTTTGAGAAAGAATGGGTGCACCTGCGCCGTTCCAACACTGAACCCATCGTACGCGTGTATGCCGAAGGTGCTACAGCAGAAAGGGCAGACGCGCTTGCCAAAGAAGTTATGAATAAGATCACATCCTGA
- a CDS encoding branched-chain amino acid aminotransferase yields MSTVTTFPVEQVGQSRVAATDFENLVFGTVFSDHMFVSNYNGSEWADGRIMPFGKIQVSPALVSLHYGQAIFEGLKAYRNASGDILMFRPQANARRMNRSAERMCMPSIPEDYFVDALKELVRLDAGWIPSKPGYSLYIRPVMFATDDMLGVKPSKTYGFYIITCPVGAFFNQPLKLKIETKFSRAADGGVGYAKAAGNYGGSMYPQKVAQDEGFHQVIWTDSKEHKYVEEAGAMNVAFVIGDKLVTPNTTTGTILEGITRDSVLTLARDMGVTVEERRVEVKEVLDAIANKQLREAFGIGTAATIAPIHTIGHEGKLYDLTANMQDDLSKQIAQQLDQIRKGEIEDKYNWVVRI; encoded by the coding sequence ATGAGCACAGTTACCACTTTTCCTGTAGAGCAAGTCGGCCAATCAAGAGTTGCCGCAACAGATTTCGAGAACCTGGTTTTCGGTACCGTATTTTCCGATCACATGTTTGTTTCCAATTATAACGGAAGCGAATGGGCAGACGGAAGGATCATGCCGTTCGGAAAAATCCAGGTCAGTCCGGCCCTTGTATCCCTTCATTACGGCCAGGCCATTTTTGAAGGATTGAAAGCATACCGCAACGCGTCAGGAGACATCCTCATGTTTCGCCCACAAGCCAATGCGCGCCGGATGAACCGCTCGGCTGAACGCATGTGCATGCCTTCCATTCCGGAAGATTATTTTGTTGATGCATTGAAAGAACTGGTCAGACTGGATGCCGGATGGATTCCTTCCAAGCCCGGTTATTCGCTGTACATCCGTCCGGTGATGTTTGCCACCGATGACATGCTGGGAGTAAAACCATCCAAGACTTACGGATTCTATATCATCACCTGTCCGGTAGGCGCCTTCTTCAACCAGCCGTTGAAGCTGAAGATCGAGACCAAGTTCTCACGTGCAGCGGATGGCGGCGTGGGATACGCCAAGGCAGCGGGCAATTACGGCGGCTCCATGTATCCGCAAAAGGTAGCGCAAGACGAAGGGTTCCACCAGGTGATCTGGACGGATTCCAAAGAGCACAAATATGTGGAAGAAGCCGGTGCAATGAACGTAGCGTTCGTGATCGGCGACAAGCTGGTGACCCCGAACACCACAACAGGCACCATTCTGGAAGGCATCACCCGCGACAGCGTGCTTACCCTCGCCAGGGACATGGGTGTAACGGTTGAAGAACGCCGCGTGGAAGTAAAGGAAGTACTGGATGCCATTGCGAACAAACAACTCCGAGAAGCTTTCGGAATCGGCACAGCGGCCACCATCGCCCCCATCCATACCATCGGGCATGAAGGCAAGTTGTATGACCTGACCGCCAATATGCAGGATGATCTTTCGAAACAGATCGCCCAGCAACTGGATCAGATCAGGAAAGGCGAGATTGAAGACAAATACAATTGGGTGGTTCGGATATAG
- the htpG gene encoding molecular chaperone HtpG → MQTGSIHVQSENIFPIIKKFLYSDHEIFLRELVSNAVDATQKLKTLASLGEFKGETGDQTIEVILDPKAKTLTFRDRGVGMTDKEVDKYINQIAFSGAEDFLKKYKNKADGATMIGHFGLGFYSSFMVAEKVEIFTKSFKRAKAVRWECDGSPQYTLEDTNRTERGTDIVLHITQEDAKEFLEPARIRELLNKYCKFMPVPITFKVAGEKEDAEAINNPEPAWTKNPSKLEDKDYLDFYRELYPHTFEEPLFHIHLNVDYPFNLTGILYFPKLKNNLELQRNKIQLYCNQVFVTDNVEGVVPEFLALLHGVIDSPDIPLNVSRSYLQSDANVKKISGHISKKVTDKLEEMFKADRADFEKKWDDIKIFIEYGMIADDKFMERARKFALLKTTDGKYYTLDEYNDLIKGLQTDKDNKVIYLYAASADAQHAYIEAAKERGYHVLILDSPLTGHFVGKLEGLIENSSFVRVDSNTLDKLIHKDDSLPSKLSEEQQGALKPILEKLVPSTFSVVFENQQENEDPISVVQPEFMRRMKEMNAVGGGGFMGSMPDSYQLVVNTNHPLISKILVETDEDKQAELARQATDLALLRQNMLKGEALTKFIKRNLAAIS, encoded by the coding sequence ATGCAAACAGGAAGTATTCACGTACAGTCGGAAAACATTTTCCCCATCATCAAAAAATTCCTTTACTCGGATCATGAGATCTTTTTAAGGGAGTTGGTTTCGAATGCAGTTGACGCAACCCAAAAGCTGAAAACCCTTGCTTCGCTGGGGGAATTCAAGGGCGAAACAGGAGACCAGACCATTGAGGTGATTCTGGATCCGAAGGCGAAGACCCTCACATTCCGGGATCGTGGTGTGGGTATGACCGACAAAGAGGTGGACAAATACATCAACCAGATTGCATTCTCGGGAGCGGAAGACTTTCTGAAAAAATACAAGAACAAGGCAGATGGTGCCACAATGATCGGTCATTTTGGCCTCGGGTTTTATTCATCCTTCATGGTGGCTGAAAAGGTGGAGATCTTCACCAAGTCGTTCAAACGAGCCAAGGCGGTTCGCTGGGAATGTGACGGAAGTCCGCAATACACCCTGGAAGATACCAACCGCACCGAACGTGGTACCGATATCGTACTGCACATCACCCAGGAAGATGCGAAAGAATTTCTGGAGCCGGCACGCATCCGTGAACTATTGAACAAGTACTGCAAGTTCATGCCGGTGCCCATTACGTTTAAGGTAGCAGGGGAGAAGGAAGATGCGGAAGCCATCAACAACCCTGAACCGGCGTGGACAAAGAATCCGTCTAAGCTGGAAGACAAGGACTACCTCGACTTCTACCGTGAATTGTATCCGCATACATTCGAAGAACCTTTGTTCCACATTCATCTCAATGTGGATTATCCCTTCAATCTGACTGGTATCCTGTATTTCCCTAAACTGAAAAACAACCTGGAGCTACAGCGCAACAAGATTCAACTTTACTGCAACCAGGTTTTTGTGACGGATAATGTGGAAGGTGTTGTACCCGAATTCCTGGCCCTGCTGCATGGCGTGATCGATTCACCCGACATCCCGCTCAACGTCTCGCGTTCATACCTGCAGAGCGATGCCAACGTGAAGAAGATATCCGGTCACATTTCCAAAAAGGTCACCGATAAACTGGAGGAGATGTTCAAAGCCGACCGTGCCGACTTTGAAAAGAAGTGGGATGATATCAAGATCTTCATTGAGTACGGCATGATCGCTGATGACAAGTTCATGGAGCGTGCCCGCAAGTTTGCGCTGCTCAAAACAACCGATGGGAAATACTATACCCTGGATGAATATAACGACCTGATCAAAGGTCTGCAGACCGATAAGGACAACAAGGTGATTTACCTGTATGCTGCATCCGCCGATGCCCAGCACGCTTACATTGAAGCCGCCAAAGAACGAGGCTATCATGTGCTCATCCTCGACAGCCCGCTCACAGGCCACTTTGTAGGTAAGCTGGAAGGGTTGATTGAAAATTCATCCTTTGTTCGTGTGGATTCCAATACCCTCGATAAACTCATTCATAAGGATGACTCACTGCCGAGCAAGCTTTCGGAAGAACAGCAGGGAGCCCTTAAACCCATCCTGGAAAAACTGGTGCCGTCCACATTTTCGGTTGTGTTCGAAAACCAACAGGAAAATGAAGATCCCATCTCTGTTGTACAACCTGAGTTCATGCGAAGGATGAAGGAAATGAATGCGGTCGGAGGCGGTGGCTTCATGGGCTCCATGCCCGATAGCTATCAACTGGTGGTGAACACCAATCACCCGCTCATTTCGAAAATCCTTGTGGAAACGGATGAAGACAAACAGGCTGAACTCGCACGTCAGGCCACAGACCTGGCTTTGCTCCGGCAGAACATGTTGAAAGGGGAGGCGTTGACCAAATTCATCAAACGCAACCTGGCCGCCATTTCCTGA
- a CDS encoding acyl-CoA thioesterase codes for MNRYKYHTAVEIRFSDIDSLGHVNNAVYLTYMENARFRFFEETFGRAINWETEGLIVARAEVNYVKPVYLKDTLVVYTGITRIGRSSFDIGYTLVVKREGKEVEVANGTTVLVCYSYADQRSIPIPDHWLPKLNMFEGVLAE; via the coding sequence GTGAACAGATATAAGTACCATACCGCCGTGGAGATCCGCTTTTCAGATATAGACAGCCTGGGGCATGTCAACAACGCGGTATACCTGACCTACATGGAAAATGCGCGGTTCAGGTTTTTTGAAGAAACGTTCGGAAGAGCAATCAACTGGGAAACCGAGGGCCTGATCGTTGCCAGGGCGGAAGTCAATTATGTAAAACCTGTTTATCTAAAAGACACCCTGGTGGTGTACACGGGCATCACCCGCATCGGCCGTTCGAGCTTTGACATTGGTTACACACTGGTGGTGAAAAGAGAAGGCAAGGAAGTGGAAGTTGCCAACGGAACCACTGTGCTGGTTTGCTACTCTTATGCCGATCAACGATCCATCCCGATCCCGGATCACTGGCTTCCCAAATTGAATATGTTCGAAGGGGTTCTGGCGGAATAA
- a CDS encoding cysteine desulfurase — protein sequence MAQSRIYLDNAATTPLDLAVLEVMMPFLTTYYGNPSSIHFAGREARAAIERARKSMAALLHVSPSEIYFTSGGTESDNMALRMAVAGMGVKKLITSSVEHHAVLHTALDLATEGKVILEKLPIDAHGRPMWEDLTEREYPEKTLVSLMHANNELGTMLPLKKLAPVLKEKGVIFHSDMVQTIAHLDLNLTELEVGMASASAHKFHGPKGVGFLYVHPDLPMHAMVTGGAQERNFRAGTENVAGIVGMACALEIACANMQADRKHIEGLKAALRKGILEAFPEATINGDDSEKALYTILNVSFPPSDKMEMLLFGLDIEGLAVSGGSACTSGSLKGSHVLEALDVAADRPSIRFSFSRMNTEEDVLRTLDILRRVLV from the coding sequence ATGGCCCAGTCCAGGATTTATCTAGACAATGCCGCCACCACACCGCTGGACCTCGCGGTGCTGGAGGTGATGATGCCGTTCCTGACCACCTACTACGGCAATCCGTCTTCCATACATTTCGCCGGCAGGGAAGCACGGGCCGCCATCGAGCGTGCCAGGAAAAGCATGGCTGCATTGCTGCATGTGTCTCCATCCGAAATTTACTTTACTTCAGGAGGAACGGAAAGCGATAACATGGCGCTGCGCATGGCTGTGGCAGGAATGGGGGTGAAGAAGCTCATTACCTCGTCCGTGGAGCATCATGCCGTGCTGCATACCGCCTTGGATCTTGCGACCGAAGGAAAAGTGATATTGGAAAAACTACCCATAGATGCACACGGAAGGCCCATGTGGGAAGATCTGACTGAAAGGGAATATCCGGAAAAGACACTGGTAAGCCTGATGCACGCCAACAACGAACTGGGCACCATGCTTCCCCTGAAGAAACTGGCACCTGTACTGAAAGAGAAAGGTGTGATCTTCCATTCCGACATGGTGCAAACCATTGCACATCTCGACCTGAACCTAACCGAACTGGAGGTGGGCATGGCCTCTGCATCTGCACACAAATTCCATGGACCGAAAGGTGTGGGTTTCCTGTATGTTCACCCGGACCTGCCCATGCATGCCATGGTTACCGGCGGCGCCCAGGAGCGTAATTTCCGTGCAGGAACGGAAAACGTGGCGGGCATCGTGGGCATGGCGTGCGCACTCGAGATCGCCTGTGCGAACATGCAGGCAGACCGCAAACACATCGAAGGATTAAAGGCTGCTTTGCGTAAGGGCATCCTGGAAGCATTTCCTGAAGCAACTATCAACGGCGACGACAGTGAAAAGGCGCTGTATACCATACTGAACGTTTCATTTCCCCCCAGTGATAAAATGGAGATGTTGTTGTTTGGATTGGATATCGAAGGGCTCGCCGTTTCCGGTGGCAGTGCCTGTACCTCCGGAAGCCTCAAGGGGTCTCATGTGCTGGAAGCACTGGATGTAGCTGCCGACCGGCCTTCCATCCGGTTTTCATTCAGCAGGATGAATACGGAAGAGGATGTGCTTCGTACGTTGGATATTCTCCGGCGCGTGTTAGTCTGA
- the gcvT gene encoding glycine cleavage system aminomethyltransferase GcvT — MKETALTHKHIELGAKMVPFAGYNMPLQYSGLLDEHHAVRKSVGVFDVSHMGEFIVKGPHALDLIQKVTSNDASKLTPGKAQYSCFPNASGGIVDDLIVYHLADQEYMLVVNASNIEKDWEWIQSQNSWSDVELKDISDQTTLLAIQGPKAAEAMQPLTDVPLSELGFYTFTKGKFAGVDNVLISATGYTGSGGFEIYFDNANAEKIWDAVMQAGLNYGIKPAGLGARDTLRMEMGYCLYGNDINDNTSPLEAGLGWITKFTKDFTNSNALKAQKESGLKRRLVGLEMVDRGIPRKDYEIKDANGTPIGVVTSGTQSPSLNKAIGMGYVATEFATEGTEVYLDIRNSLIKARVAKFPFYKEDN; from the coding sequence ATGAAGGAAACCGCTTTAACCCATAAGCACATAGAACTTGGTGCCAAGATGGTGCCGTTTGCCGGGTACAACATGCCTTTGCAGTACTCAGGCTTGCTGGATGAACATCATGCCGTACGGAAATCCGTGGGTGTGTTTGACGTGTCACACATGGGTGAGTTTATCGTGAAAGGTCCGCATGCGCTCGACCTGATTCAGAAGGTGACATCGAATGATGCTTCCAAACTGACTCCGGGAAAAGCGCAATATTCATGTTTTCCGAATGCATCCGGTGGCATCGTGGATGACCTGATCGTGTACCACCTGGCGGACCAGGAATACATGCTGGTTGTGAATGCATCCAACATTGAGAAGGATTGGGAATGGATTCAGTCCCAGAACAGCTGGTCGGATGTGGAATTGAAAGATATTTCGGATCAGACCACCCTGCTGGCCATCCAGGGACCGAAAGCTGCTGAGGCCATGCAGCCATTGACGGATGTGCCGTTGAGCGAACTCGGATTTTACACGTTCACCAAAGGTAAATTCGCCGGGGTGGATAATGTGTTGATCAGTGCTACCGGCTACACCGGTTCGGGTGGTTTTGAGATTTATTTCGATAACGCGAATGCAGAGAAGATCTGGGATGCGGTGATGCAGGCAGGTCTGAACTACGGCATCAAACCTGCCGGACTTGGAGCCCGCGATACCCTGCGCATGGAAATGGGATATTGCCTCTACGGAAATGACATCAACGACAACACCTCGCCACTGGAAGCCGGTTTGGGTTGGATCACGAAGTTCACCAAGGACTTTACCAACAGCAATGCGCTGAAAGCACAAAAGGAAAGCGGGTTGAAACGCCGGTTGGTGGGATTGGAAATGGTAGACAGAGGCATTCCCCGTAAGGACTACGAAATCAAGGATGCCAATGGCACCCCGATCGGCGTAGTCACTTCAGGCACCCAGTCGCCTTCGCTGAACAAAGCGATCGGCATGGGGTATGTGGCCACCGAATTTGCAACCGAAGGAACAGAAGTGTATCTTGATATCCGAAATTCACTGATCAAAGCCCGGGTGGCCAAGTTCCCTTTCTATAAAGAAGATAACTAG